The Desmonostoc muscorum LEGE 12446 genome includes a region encoding these proteins:
- a CDS encoding sensor histidine kinase, with protein MFQATRRRLAIWYTTVTAVLLLLFASGVYLYVRSTLIERIDDTLNHVVEIVERCLTTNPCASRLIVEPVNSGADKFLINVEASFPENADSVEDDHIDLEWFSPNGELVWSTLSEPLNIPIRANRTGETVRVVKGEKQKDGDDKLPIPHSPLPIPHPPLLLRQVTQRVEVGRQVLGYLRVSHPWFEVTKPSRQLIFDLALGIGLMLISVAASGWFLSGKAMEPVGESYQRLKQFTADASHELRSPITLIQTNVQVALADLELAEAETTTAVQYRQQLKMVERLTQRLGRLVNDLLFLARQDSGISKDAFAPCPLDALLMEVLEEQQLLFPEKQIALTLHLVDPPASETNPKLLENWFTLVGNWDQLVRLFTNLIANALHYTPAGGRVKVELARIEGINRVSVSGRRYSSGQLQIKVSDTGVGIPAEALPRLFDRFYRVDPARTHSAGNTACASVTGSGLGLAIAAAIVEHHQGHIQVESTQSIGTTFTVTLPITLES; from the coding sequence ATGTTTCAGGCTACTCGCCGCCGTCTGGCAATTTGGTACACCACCGTGACTGCCGTATTACTACTACTGTTTGCTAGCGGCGTTTATTTATACGTCCGCAGTACACTAATTGAGCGGATTGACGATACCCTTAACCATGTAGTGGAAATAGTAGAGCGATGTTTAACAACAAACCCATGTGCGTCTAGACTCATAGTTGAGCCAGTCAATTCCGGCGCTGATAAATTTCTCATTAATGTAGAGGCGAGTTTTCCTGAAAATGCCGACAGCGTAGAAGATGATCACATCGACCTAGAGTGGTTTAGTCCGAATGGTGAATTAGTTTGGTCAACACTATCCGAACCCTTAAATATTCCCATTCGTGCCAACCGCACTGGTGAAACTGTGCGTGTAGTCAAGGGAGAGAAACAAAAAGATGGAGATGATAAACTCCCTATTCCCCACTCCCCACTCCCCATTCCCCACCCCCCACTTTTATTGCGTCAAGTCACACAACGAGTAGAAGTCGGACGGCAAGTATTAGGATATCTGCGTGTTAGCCATCCTTGGTTTGAAGTGACTAAGCCCAGTCGCCAATTAATTTTTGATTTGGCGCTGGGTATTGGGTTAATGCTGATTTCTGTGGCTGCAAGTGGCTGGTTTCTTTCGGGTAAAGCTATGGAACCAGTGGGTGAATCTTATCAACGCCTCAAACAATTTACTGCTGATGCTTCTCATGAACTGAGAAGTCCCATTACTTTGATTCAAACCAATGTCCAAGTCGCCCTTGCTGACTTGGAGTTAGCAGAAGCAGAAACTACTACTGCTGTGCAATATCGGCAACAGTTAAAGATGGTGGAACGCTTAACACAGCGTTTGGGTAGGTTAGTTAATGATTTACTCTTTTTAGCAAGACAAGATAGTGGTATCAGCAAAGATGCCTTTGCACCTTGTCCGTTGGATGCTTTGCTGATGGAAGTGCTTGAAGAACAACAACTGTTATTTCCTGAAAAACAAATTGCCTTGACTTTACACTTAGTAGATCCTCCCGCCTCGGAAACTAACCCGAAATTACTGGAAAATTGGTTTACCCTTGTGGGCAATTGGGATCAACTGGTGCGACTGTTCACAAATTTGATTGCGAATGCCTTGCATTACACACCAGCAGGTGGACGGGTGAAAGTAGAGTTGGCGCGGATAGAGGGAATAAATCGCGTTTCTGTTTCTGGCCGACGTTACAGCAGTGGCCAGTTGCAAATTAAAGTCAGTGATACTGGAGTTGGTATTCCAGCAGAGGCGCTACCACGGTTATTCGATCGCTTTTATCGGGTAGATCCGGCACGCACTCATAGTGCTGGGAATACTGCTTGCGCTAGCGTTACAGGTTCAGGATTGGGATTAGCGATCGCTGCTGCTATTGTCGAACATCACCAAGGTCATATTCAAGTTGAAAGCACCCAAAGCATTGGTACTACGTTCACTGTGACTTTACCAATAACTCTTGAGTCTTGA
- a CDS encoding tetratricopeptide repeat protein, whose translation MRQQLVFPKPKVNLVDVTGIFHRQLLLHSFLLFTFLLTPIAAGAVDITEQLHRPLNSSVGRQSRDEADSLLRIGEQQYASGYANKTIASCLRALELYHSIGDLKAQGLTYNLLAKAYIQLGSLKEAEDALRRGLAIARDTKDFQAQIFVLNNITTFLLQEGEFSAAGKTAQEALEIAHNVKNIEGEGLSLSNLGLVTARLGDYNKAIKLYENALIFRRQTGNVIGEANTLNNLGDAYLASGNYQDTIGTYGAAMQIAKINRDRTNELRAIDGLVTAHSAVGRHERAFDLLEERLILAKELQNTREELKSFESYGQLYEQIGNYPTARNFYERAIILARTLEDSKQELLLLDRLTKMLKK comes from the coding sequence ATGAGACAACAGCTTGTATTTCCAAAGCCCAAAGTAAACTTAGTTGATGTAACTGGAATTTTTCATCGCCAGTTACTTTTGCACAGCTTTTTACTCTTTACTTTTCTGCTGACTCCCATAGCGGCGGGTGCAGTTGATATTACCGAACAACTCCACCGTCCTTTAAATAGTTCCGTGGGGCGACAATCAAGAGATGAAGCAGACAGTTTGCTGCGTATCGGCGAACAACAATATGCCTCAGGATATGCCAACAAAACAATTGCTTCTTGCTTGCGGGCGCTAGAACTGTATCACTCAATTGGTGACCTGAAAGCCCAAGGTTTGACTTATAATTTGCTTGCTAAGGCTTATATCCAACTAGGTAGTTTAAAAGAAGCCGAAGATGCTTTACGACGAGGATTAGCGATCGCTCGTGATACTAAAGATTTTCAAGCTCAGATTTTTGTGCTGAATAATATTACTACATTTCTGCTCCAAGAAGGAGAATTTAGTGCTGCTGGCAAAACTGCCCAAGAGGCACTTGAAATTGCTCACAATGTCAAAAATATTGAAGGTGAAGGACTATCTCTGAGTAATTTGGGACTAGTAACAGCCAGGTTGGGAGATTATAACAAAGCAATTAAATTATATGAAAATGCCTTAATTTTTCGGCGTCAAACTGGTAATGTTATTGGTGAAGCAAATACCTTAAATAATTTAGGTGATGCTTATCTAGCATCGGGAAATTATCAAGACACCATTGGTACTTATGGTGCAGCAATGCAGATAGCTAAAATTAACCGCGATCGCACTAACGAATTACGGGCAATTGATGGTTTAGTTACAGCTCACAGCGCTGTAGGACGCCACGAACGTGCTTTTGATTTATTAGAGGAGCGTTTAATACTCGCCAAAGAATTACAAAATACGCGAGAAGAATTAAAATCTTTTGAATCTTACGGTCAATTATACGAACAGATAGGTAATTATCCAACTGCCCGTAATTTTTACGAAAGGGCGATTATACTGGCGCGAACATTGGAAGATAGCAAACAAGAACTGCTATTGCTGGATAGGCTAACAAAAATGCTCAAGAAGTAG
- a CDS encoding sigma-70 family RNA polymerase sigma factor: MQIPSFPEANHPLVKSLFHHSDDELLTLFQQYPDAGKYFTVIFCRYSPIVYTLIRHSARSPVQADYLFALTWRHIYYELGGLNLTRGESSEETLTMQNWLINMTAFCINELKLPPTEAIHYSLEATSPPLWCYIEQALDQLPPILRLIVLMSQTFHWSDTRIAAYLQAEGEAIAPHEVANFLQEGYRMLEDKLPTDIRAIYLGEDFGQV, from the coding sequence ATGCAAATTCCTTCTTTTCCTGAAGCTAATCACCCCCTAGTTAAGTCTCTGTTTCATCACAGTGACGATGAATTACTGACTCTGTTTCAGCAGTATCCCGATGCTGGCAAGTACTTCACGGTGATTTTTTGCCGCTATAGTCCCATAGTCTATACCTTAATTCGGCATTCGGCGCGATCGCCTGTGCAAGCAGATTATCTGTTTGCCCTCACCTGGCGACATATCTACTACGAACTCGGTGGACTAAATTTAACTCGTGGTGAATCGAGCGAAGAAACCTTAACTATGCAAAATTGGTTAATTAACATGACTGCTTTCTGTATTAACGAGCTGAAACTACCACCCACAGAAGCAATTCACTATTCTCTGGAGGCAACTTCGCCGCCGCTATGGTGCTACATAGAGCAAGCATTAGACCAATTACCTCCGATTCTGCGCTTAATTGTGTTGATGTCTCAAACTTTCCATTGGAGTGACACTAGAATTGCTGCTTATCTGCAAGCTGAAGGAGAAGCGATCGCCCCTCATGAAGTAGCCAATTTTCTCCAGGAAGGCTATCGTATGCTAGAGGACAAATTACCCACAGATATTCGTGCTATTTATCTTGGTGAAGATTTCGGCCAAGTTTAG
- a CDS encoding glyoxalase-like domain protein, which yields MVIAVSVISFLLSPLTLGSFLPSLPLDSLFSTQGIMVMLLAAYAGAMWMFLTSAPKVHTVMVSDLEVARQLYEGLLDLPAAEVPLHYYYNYEQTIGATGIDPLYMSTGPSLSSKMMNNASEGLWYQLKKNTQLHVITGASLGSKNQQRHVCFDHECLEMILMRVEVRGLKFKIRNQKPLNFLVKDYEGRVIELAEVAN from the coding sequence ATGGTTATAGCAGTTAGCGTGATATCGTTCCTCTTGAGTCCCCTTACTTTAGGCTCCTTTTTGCCCTCCCTGCCTTTGGATAGCCTCTTCTCCACCCAAGGCATCATGGTAATGCTGCTGGCGGCTTACGCTGGTGCCATGTGGATGTTTCTCACCAGTGCGCCAAAAGTACACACTGTGATGGTGTCAGATTTGGAGGTTGCCCGACAGTTGTATGAAGGGCTGCTAGATTTGCCAGCAGCCGAGGTGCCTTTGCACTACTACTACAACTACGAACAAACTATAGGCGCAACTGGGATCGATCCGTTGTATATGTCTACCGGGCCGAGTTTGTCTAGTAAAATGATGAATAATGCTAGCGAAGGGCTGTGGTATCAATTGAAGAAAAATACCCAGCTACACGTCATTACCGGCGCAAGTTTAGGTAGCAAAAATCAGCAACGTCACGTCTGCTTTGACCACGAATGTCTGGAAATGATTTTAATGCGAGTGGAAGTGCGCGGTTTGAAATTCAAGATTCGTAACCAAAAGCCCCTGAATTTTTTGGTCAAGGACTATGAAGGGCGGGTTATTGAACTGGCTGAAGTAGCGAATTAG
- a CDS encoding CHAT domain-containing protein, with protein MAKGFGTIKPKRKYSDRDYINLLYKLIKLATDNSQKPQAVYTLLRLNLDILDNKFGLLLSEWEKAKLSAAPLKFKRDVASFIVNLSNLIKDFPHSNKIHIEIAITGYEIALTAFNREEFPKEWADTQNNLGTAYLYRISGNRPQNLDNAILKFQNALIVRNRNSFPEQWAITQINLGAAYTEQIHGNIFENREQAIKAYENALTVLTKEKNPRYWALAYNNLGNAYCQRIKGDTNKNIEQAIVYYKNALEIFKFDRFPEDWAMTKNNLGLAYEKLNSGKPSINLELAIANYESALKIYTYELFPKDWAMLQNNLGNAYCERTEGDRSVNIKKAIAAYKSALKVYTYEAFPLEWSQVQNDLGTACIVEGQIIQGLHIDYERIDESFYISAINEAIGCFRLALKVRTTTTNPAQCYQTACNLGHTGFLTGYLIADYWREAIEGYGIAIEAVETSRSWVNSESRRQEILEQSIGIYENMVQACINGGQIEKAFEYSERSRSKLLVDLMASYNLFEGDEIPPKLQELLQQYEELQQQIDQERQSHKSENSRSDTRAIWEERNQKIIFLETQKQQVWENIRREDPVLAGEIQVNPLKLSEIQKLIDQTNTAILSFYTTNSDTHIFVVQQNKITLHTCIGQGLDILQGWIEQNWLLPYRDEPKKWQTQINSILRELAERLQISELISEHLQGIEELILVPHLLLHQIPFTALPTGEYQEYLGDKFLIRYTPSCQILEFCQQRDTVDKMSLQYGTVEDAEDNLPCARFEGEKLAQIYNIPRENRLIGSNQATTKNYRQLAQQVQVLHSCHHAESRLDNPLESQLKLAHGSSITLGQLMTPSWRFPQLVEVFLSCCETNLGTPSLTDDILTLSTGFLCAGARSVVSTLWSVNDLATALFSIFYYQQRQEGRNRPEALQKAQIQLREFRKIDLNKIFQEVEAREKELIVNRKKYPSGSIEHEQWKLEYNMYAKLNRQFKEIENSTQQFPFSDPHYWAAFICHGLR; from the coding sequence ATGGCAAAAGGGTTTGGAACTATAAAACCTAAAAGAAAATATTCAGATCGAGACTATATAAACTTGCTTTATAAGCTAATAAAATTAGCTACAGATAATAGTCAAAAACCACAAGCAGTTTACACATTATTAAGGCTCAATTTAGATATATTAGATAACAAATTTGGCTTGTTATTAAGTGAATGGGAAAAAGCAAAGTTGTCAGCAGCACCTTTAAAATTTAAGCGAGACGTAGCAAGCTTTATTGTCAATCTTAGTAATCTGATTAAAGATTTCCCTCACAGCAATAAAATTCACATTGAGATAGCTATAACTGGCTATGAAATAGCTCTTACTGCTTTTAACCGTGAAGAATTTCCAAAGGAATGGGCTGACACACAAAATAATTTGGGTACAGCCTATCTTTATCGAATTAGTGGTAACCGTCCACAAAACTTAGATAATGCTATTTTAAAGTTCCAAAATGCCCTTATAGTCCGAAACAGGAATAGCTTTCCTGAACAGTGGGCTATTACTCAAATAAATTTGGGTGCAGCATATACGGAACAAATTCATGGCAATATTTTTGAAAATAGAGAACAGGCTATAAAAGCTTATGAAAATGCATTAACAGTACTCACTAAAGAAAAAAATCCTCGATATTGGGCATTAGCCTATAATAATTTGGGTAATGCATATTGCCAGCGTATTAAGGGAGACACTAACAAAAATATAGAGCAAGCAATTGTATATTATAAAAATGCTTTAGAAATTTTCAAATTTGACAGATTTCCTGAAGATTGGGCGATGACAAAAAATAATTTGGGTCTAGCTTATGAAAAATTAAATTCAGGGAAACCTAGTATCAATTTAGAATTAGCAATTGCTAATTATGAATCTGCTTTAAAAATCTATACCTATGAACTATTTCCTAAAGATTGGGCTATGCTTCAAAATAATCTTGGCAATGCTTATTGTGAGAGAACTGAAGGTGATCGTTCAGTGAATATTAAGAAAGCAATTGCTGCTTATAAATCTGCCTTAAAAGTCTATACTTATGAAGCATTTCCTCTAGAGTGGTCACAGGTACAAAATGATTTAGGTACAGCATGTATTGTTGAAGGGCAAATTATTCAGGGCTTACACATTGATTACGAAAGAATAGATGAAAGTTTTTACATAAGTGCTATTAATGAAGCGATTGGGTGTTTTCGACTAGCTCTAAAAGTTCGTACCACAACAACTAATCCTGCTCAATGCTACCAAACTGCTTGTAACTTAGGGCATACTGGTTTTTTAACTGGATATTTAATAGCTGATTACTGGAGAGAAGCTATTGAAGGTTATGGTATAGCAATTGAAGCAGTCGAAACCAGCCGTAGTTGGGTAAATTCTGAATCGCGTCGTCAGGAAATTTTAGAACAATCCATTGGCATTTACGAAAACATGGTGCAAGCTTGCATCAACGGTGGACAAATAGAAAAAGCCTTTGAATATTCAGAGCGATCGCGTTCTAAACTTCTTGTAGACTTAATGGCAAGCTACAACCTCTTTGAAGGCGATGAAATTCCACCAAAACTCCAAGAATTATTGCAGCAGTATGAAGAACTGCAACAGCAAATTGACCAAGAACGCCAAAGCCATAAATCTGAAAATAGCCGTAGTGACACACGCGCTATTTGGGAAGAACGCAATCAAAAAATCATATTTTTAGAAACCCAAAAACAACAAGTTTGGGAAAATATCAGACGTGAAGATCCCGTGTTAGCTGGAGAAATTCAAGTCAACCCCCTGAAATTGTCAGAAATTCAAAAGCTAATTGACCAAACCAATACAGCTATTCTCAGTTTCTACACTACCAATAGCGACACCCATATTTTTGTCGTGCAGCAAAACAAAATTACTCTCCACACCTGCATAGGACAAGGGTTAGATATATTACAAGGCTGGATTGAGCAGAATTGGTTATTGCCTTATAGAGATGAACCCAAAAAATGGCAAACTCAAATTAACAGTATTCTCCGCGAACTAGCTGAACGCCTGCAAATATCTGAACTCATATCCGAACATCTTCAAGGAATAGAAGAATTAATTTTAGTACCCCACCTGTTACTCCATCAGATTCCCTTCACCGCTTTGCCTACAGGAGAATATCAGGAATATTTAGGAGATAAATTTCTGATTCGTTACACCCCAAGTTGCCAAATTTTAGAATTTTGTCAACAACGTGACACTGTAGATAAAATGTCTTTACAATATGGCACTGTGGAAGATGCCGAAGATAACCTTCCCTGTGCCAGATTTGAAGGCGAAAAACTTGCCCAAATATACAATATTCCACGAGAGAATAGATTAATTGGCAGTAATCAAGCTACCACTAAAAATTATCGACAATTAGCACAACAAGTTCAAGTACTTCATTCCTGCCATCATGCCGAATCTCGCCTCGATAATCCTTTAGAATCACAGTTAAAATTAGCGCATGGCAGTAGCATCACCTTGGGGCAATTGATGACTCCAAGCTGGCGTTTCCCTCAACTTGTAGAAGTCTTTTTATCATGCTGCGAAACTAATTTAGGTACTCCTTCCTTAACTGATGATATTCTTACTCTCTCCACAGGATTCTTGTGTGCTGGCGCTAGAAGTGTAGTTAGTACTTTGTGGTCAGTGAATGATTTAGCTACAGCATTATTTTCCATTTTTTACTATCAGCAGCGACAAGAAGGTAGAAATCGTCCTGAAGCATTACAAAAAGCCCAAATTCAGCTACGAGAATTTAGAAAAATAGACCTTAATAAAATATTCCAAGAAGTAGAAGCAAGGGAAAAAGAACTGATAGTAAATAGAAAAAAATATCCTTCAGGTTCTATCGAGCATGAACAATGGAAGCTTGAATATAATATGTATGCTAAATTGAACAGACAATTTAAAGAAATCGAAAACTCTACTCAGCAATTTCCCTTTTCAGATCCTCATTATTGGGCTGCTTTTATTTGCCACGGATTAAGATAA
- a CDS encoding helix-turn-helix domain-containing protein, producing MKKPNFQAWLQQKVGDEPEVILAGKLEYLRLYLTDAMREIRNKAGLTQAQLAEKLGVQQAAVSKLESALKEHELESVLHYLHALGADLLVAVKQGDELYQASDNEGVLLVDVPDVVFQKALAANMSVREYVRVAVEKFSSGDDVVKFLESNDPTAVKVRERLGTRTIQEIAVELEKCLSFSEEEDRIFAVKNVLAANVLCGESNRGTSDEIDEIELLDLAEELLEKLADI from the coding sequence ATGAAAAAACCTAATTTTCAAGCTTGGTTACAGCAAAAGGTAGGCGACGAACCAGAGGTGATTTTGGCGGGTAAGCTAGAGTACCTGCGCCTATATCTTACCGATGCCATGCGGGAAATACGTAATAAAGCAGGATTGACTCAGGCGCAGCTAGCAGAAAAACTGGGAGTGCAACAAGCGGCGGTGTCCAAATTGGAGTCGGCGTTAAAAGAGCATGAGTTGGAATCAGTGTTGCACTATTTACATGCGTTGGGTGCAGATTTGCTGGTAGCCGTCAAACAAGGGGATGAATTATATCAAGCCAGCGATAACGAAGGTGTATTGCTAGTAGATGTACCAGATGTAGTTTTCCAAAAGGCATTGGCGGCAAACATGAGCGTGCGGGAATATGTGCGTGTAGCCGTTGAGAAGTTTTCTAGTGGGGATGATGTGGTTAAATTCTTGGAAAGTAACGATCCGACAGCAGTGAAAGTTAGAGAGCGTTTGGGTACAAGGACAATCCAAGAAATTGCTGTAGAGTTGGAAAAATGTCTGAGTTTTTCAGAGGAAGAAGACCGGATTTTTGCTGTGAAAAATGTTTTGGCTGCTAATGTGTTGTGTGGAGAAAGTAATCGCGGAACTAGTGATGAAATTGATGAAATTGAGTTGTTGGATTTAGCTGAAGAATTGCTAGAAAAGTTGGCAGATATTTAG
- a CDS encoding type II toxin-antitoxin system RelE/ParE family toxin: MSWTWELYQDVNGEIPKDLLAFFIRMIPEQEQPENPPKPLLSASETKRLQVNLGYLCNKGLASLTSGIFEKLEDDLYELRMTKSEHNPRFILTAATPQRFVVLHAFMKKYDDGIKDRDKEPARVRLRELQQRNHEKT; this comes from the coding sequence GTGAGTTGGACTTGGGAACTTTATCAAGATGTCAATGGGGAAATCCCCAAAGACTTGCTTGCTTTTTTCATCAGGATGATTCCAGAACAGGAGCAACCAGAAAACCCACCAAAACCATTACTGAGTGCTTCCGAAACCAAGCGTCTGCAAGTTAATCTTGGCTACTTATGTAACAAAGGACTCGCATCACTTACCAGTGGCATCTTTGAGAAGCTGGAAGATGACCTGTATGAGTTACGCATGACCAAGAGCGAACATAATCCACGGTTTATATTAACGGCTGCTACCCCTCAGCGTTTCGTGGTGCTGCACGCCTTTATGAAAAAATATGACGACGGTATCAAAGATAGAGACAAAGAACCTGCAAGAGTAAGATTACGTGAATTGCAGCAGAGGAATCATGAAAAAACCTAA
- the lysS gene encoding lysine--tRNA ligase yields MSEEDLRAARLEKVDQLKQLGTNPYAYRWESTHHAAQLQEQFADLASGEEVDLEVAIAGRIMARRVFGKLAFFTLQDESGTIQLYLEKNRIQEGMADIDADAFNHLKQLTDAGDILGAKGTIKRTEKGELSVYVKQYTILTKSLLPLPDKWHGLTDVAKRYRQRYVDLIVNPEVRQTFRRRAQITAGIRRYLEERDFLEIETPVLQSEAGGADARPFLTYHNTLEMELYLRIATELYLKRLIVGGFEKVFEVGRIFRNEGISTRHNPEFTMIEIYQAYADYNDMMALTEGIITTVAQEVLGTLQITYQGESIDLTPPWRRVTMHDLVKEFTGLDFNSFQSLEEAKTASKNAGIPDVDEAQSIGKLLNLAFEEKVEANLIQPTFVIDYPVEISPLAKPHRSVPGLVERFELFIVGRETGNSFSELTDPIEQRERLEEQAARKAAGDLEAQGVDEDFLTALEYGMPPTGGLGIGIDRLVMLLTDSASIRDVIAFPLLKPEGNVIKQFSHDVKTQTLTIEFDSGSVYEYFKVPPSVKEDLDNAPSKGQYFNKFIKGKFKYEQLS; encoded by the coding sequence ATGTCGGAAGAAGATCTCCGTGCCGCGAGGCTGGAAAAAGTAGACCAGCTAAAGCAGTTAGGCACTAATCCCTACGCCTATCGTTGGGAATCCACCCATCACGCAGCGCAGTTACAAGAACAATTTGCCGATTTAGCCAGTGGTGAGGAAGTTGATTTAGAAGTTGCGATCGCCGGACGCATTATGGCGCGTCGTGTTTTCGGTAAATTGGCTTTCTTCACCTTACAAGATGAAAGCGGCACAATTCAGCTTTATTTAGAGAAAAATCGCATCCAAGAAGGCATGGCAGATATTGATGCCGATGCGTTCAATCACTTGAAACAACTCACAGATGCAGGCGACATCCTGGGAGCCAAAGGTACTATCAAACGGACTGAAAAGGGCGAGTTATCTGTCTACGTCAAACAATACACCATCCTGACTAAATCTCTGTTGCCCCTACCCGACAAGTGGCATGGATTAACGGATGTTGCCAAGCGCTACCGTCAGCGCTACGTTGACTTGATTGTTAACCCGGAAGTGCGGCAAACTTTCCGCCGTCGCGCCCAAATCACTGCCGGGATTCGTCGCTATTTAGAAGAACGAGATTTTCTGGAAATTGAAACGCCTGTTTTGCAAAGTGAAGCTGGGGGTGCAGATGCACGTCCATTTCTCACTTACCACAACACCTTAGAAATGGAGTTGTATCTGCGAATTGCAACCGAACTCTATCTTAAGCGGTTAATTGTGGGTGGTTTTGAAAAGGTGTTTGAAGTAGGACGTATTTTCCGGAATGAGGGAATTTCTACCCGTCACAACCCGGAATTTACTATGATTGAAATTTACCAAGCTTACGCCGACTACAACGATATGATGGCGCTAACAGAAGGGATTATTACCACTGTTGCCCAAGAGGTACTCGGCACGCTGCAAATTACCTACCAAGGTGAATCTATAGATTTAACACCACCTTGGCGTCGGGTGACAATGCACGATTTAGTTAAGGAATTTACGGGCTTAGATTTCAATTCTTTTCAAAGTTTGGAAGAGGCAAAAACAGCAAGTAAAAATGCTGGGATTCCTGATGTAGATGAAGCTCAATCAATTGGTAAGTTACTAAATTTAGCCTTTGAAGAGAAGGTAGAGGCCAATTTAATTCAACCTACCTTTGTAATTGATTATCCTGTAGAAATTTCGCCCCTAGCAAAACCCCACCGTTCTGTGCCTGGTTTGGTGGAAAGATTTGAGTTATTTATAGTAGGGCGAGAAACTGGCAACAGCTTCTCAGAACTTACCGATCCCATTGAACAAAGAGAACGTTTAGAAGAGCAAGCTGCCAGAAAAGCGGCTGGTGATTTAGAGGCGCAAGGTGTAGATGAAGACTTTCTAACTGCCTTAGAATACGGAATGCCGCCTACAGGTGGTTTAGGAATTGGGATCGATCGCTTAGTAATGTTACTAACTGATTCTGCCAGTATTCGGGATGTAATTGCCTTCCCCCTACTCAAGCCCGAAGGCAACGTTATTAAGCAATTTAGCCACGATGTAAAAACTCAAACACTGACTATTGAATTTGATAGTGGAAGTGTTTATGAGTATTTCAAAGTACCTCCTAGTGTCAAGGAAGACTTAGATAATGCACCGTCCAAAGGTCAATATTTTAACAAGTTTATTAAAGGGAAATTCAAGTATGAACAATTGAGTTGA
- a CDS encoding Uma2 family endonuclease has product MTQTRVRLWNVDEYHRMLETGIIAADERVELIEGQVIPMSAKNPPHAATTLCASDYLKRLLAEVALVRVQDPIQLSQYSEPEPDIAVVRIDARKYIDRHPAPNEIFLLIEVADTTLDSDHKQKAPLYAKGGITDYWILDVNQRQVYIFREPGLETYNLEFILPEDATLSLIAFPEIEVQINQLFP; this is encoded by the coding sequence ATGACACAAACTAGAGTCCGCTTGTGGAATGTAGATGAATATCACCGGATGCTTGAGACGGGTATTATCGCAGCCGATGAACGGGTGGAACTGATAGAAGGGCAAGTTATCCCCATGAGTGCCAAAAATCCGCCACACGCAGCCACAACCCTATGTGCATCTGATTATCTCAAGCGGCTGCTAGCAGAAGTTGCCCTAGTTCGCGTACAAGATCCCATTCAATTAAGCCAATATTCGGAACCTGAACCAGACATTGCTGTTGTCCGAATTGATGCGCGAAAATATATCGATCGCCATCCTGCACCAAATGAAATATTTTTACTCATTGAGGTGGCGGATACAACATTAGATAGCGATCATAAACAAAAAGCGCCTCTTTATGCTAAAGGCGGAATTACTGACTACTGGATTTTGGATGTGAATCAGCGTCAGGTTTATATTTTCCGTGAACCAGGTTTAGAAACCTACAATCTAGAATTTATTTTGCCAGAGGATGCAACGTTATCCTTGATTGCATTTCCAGAAATTGAAGTTCAGATTAATCAACTGTTTCCATAA